The following are encoded in a window of Panicum virgatum strain AP13 chromosome 5N, P.virgatum_v5, whole genome shotgun sequence genomic DNA:
- the LOC120676060 gene encoding amino acid permease 2-like, with amino-acid sequence MDVEKVERKEVEVDDDGRVRTGTVWTATTHAITAVIGSGVLALPWSVAQMGWVLGPLALIGCAYITYYTAVLLSDCYRTPDPVHGKRNHTYMDVVRSCLGPRDVVVCGLAQYAILSGTMVGYTITTATSIMAVARTDCHHHRGHDAACASSGTMYMVVFGLVEVVLSQFPSLEKLTLISVVAAVMSCTYSLVGLFLSAAKVASNHAAHGTLLGVKIGAAASVSASTKTWHSLQALGNIAFAYTYSMLLIEIQDTVKSPPSENVTMKKASFYGIGVTTIFYVSLGCIGYAAFGNAVPGNVLTGFDEPFWLVDVANVAVVIHLVGAYQVYAQPIFACYEKWLATRWPGSGFFHHEYAVRLPLAGGGRAARFTMCKLVVRTAFVAATTVVSLMLPFFNAVLGLLGAIAFWPLTVYLPVTMYIAQAKVAPGSRKWVALQALNVGALVVSLLAAVGSVADMVQRLGHVTIFQTQL; translated from the exons ATGGACGTGGAGAAGGTCGAGAggaaggaggtggaggtggacgaCGATGGCCGCGTCAGAACAG GAACGGTATGGACGGCGACGACTCACGCCATCACCGCCGTGATCGGCTCCGGCGTGCTCGCCCTGCCGTGGAGCGTGGCGCAGATGGGCTGGGTCCTCGGCCCCCTCGCCCTCATCGGGTGCGCCTACATCACCTACTACACCGCCGTCCTCCTGTCCGACTGCTACCGCACGCCGGACCCCGTCCACGGCAAACGGAACCACACTTACATGGACGTCGTCCGATCATGCCTCG GGCCTAGAGATGTGGTGGTGTGCGGACTCGCACAATACGCGATCCTCTCGGGGACGATGGTGGGCTACACCATCACCACTGCCACAAGCATCAT GGCCGTCGCGCGCACGGACTGCCACCACCACAGGGGCCACGACGCGGCGTGCGCCTCGTCGGGGACGATGTACATGGTGGTGTTCGGCCTCGTCGAGGTCGTGCTGTCCCAGTTCCCGAGCCTGGAGAAGCTCACGCTCATCTCGGTGGTCGCCGCCGTCATGTCGTGCACCTACTCCTTGGTGGGGCTGTTCCTGAGCGCCGCCAAGGTCGCGTCCAACCACGCGGCGCACGGCACCCTCCTCGGCGTCAagatcggcgccgccgccagcgtgtCCGCGTCGACCAAGACGTGGCACTCGCTGCAGGCCCTCGGGAACATCGCCTTCGCGTACACCTACTCCATGCTCCTCATAGAAATCCAG GACACCGTGAAATCGCCGCCGTCAGAGAACGTGACGATGAAGAAGGCGAGCTTCTACGGCATTGGCGTGACGACCATCTTCTACGTGTCGCTCGGCTGCATCGGGTACGCGGCCTTCGGCAATGCCGTGCCGGGGAACGTGCTTACCGGCTTCGACGAGCCGTTCTGGCTCGTCGATGTCGCCAACGTCGCCGTGGTCATCCACTTGGTCGGAGCTTATCAG GTGTACGCGCAGCCGATCTTCGCGTGCTACGAGAAGTGGCTGGCGACCCGGTGGCCGGGGTCGGGCTTCTTTCACCACGAGTACGCGGTGCGCCTGcccctggccggcggcggccgcgcggcgcggtTCACGATGTGCAAGCTGGTGGTGCGCACGGCGTTCGTGGCGGCCACGACGGTGGTGTCGCTGATGCTGCCCTTCTTCAACGCCGTGCTGGGGCTGCTCGGCGCCATCGCCTTCTGGCCGCTGACGGTGTACCTCCCGGTGACCATGTACATCGCGCAGGCGAAGGTGGCGCCGGGGAGCCGCAAGTGGGTGGCGCTGCAGGCGCTCAACGTGGGCGCGCTCGTGgtgtcgctgctcgccgccgtgggGTCCGTGGCCGACATGGTGCAGCGCCTGGGCCACGTCACCATCTTCCAGACGCAGCTCTGA
- the LOC120676658 gene encoding extradiol ring-cleavage dioxygenase-like → MGQSQARAGRGRPKPDARQATREEERQQRRGDIARPDAGAEEEELRRPAHGPAMDTFFLSHGSPTLSIDEAIPARHFFKSWLPARVAGDRPPRAILVVSGHWETATPAVNVIRGTNDTIHDFYGFPKHMYQLKYPAPGAPDLALRTKELLEQAGFGPVKEDHSRGLDHGAWVPLMLMYPDADIPVCQLSVQTDRDGAYHYNLGRALAPLREEGVLVLGSGSATHNLRKMGPMDAPVPQWAAEFDTWLKDALLSGRYDDVNRYEEKAPHAKVAHPWPDHFYPLHVALGAAGDSVKAEQIHQSWTNATVSYACYRFSTNK, encoded by the exons ATGGGGCAGAGCCAGGCCCGAGCTGGCAGAGGCAGACCCAAACCAGACGCGCGGCAAGCGAcgcgggaggaggagaggcagcagcggcgcggcgacaTCGCGAGGCCAGACGcaggcgccgaggaggaggagttgCGGAGACCAGCGCACGGCCCGGCCATGGACACCTTCTTCCTGTCGCACGGCTCGCCGACGCTCTCCATCGACGAGGCGATCCCGGCGCGGCACTTCTTCAAGTCGTGGCTGCCGGCGCGGGTCGCGGgggaccggccgccgcgcgccatccTCGTCGTCTCGGGCCACTGGGAGACGGCCACGCCGGCGGTCAACGTCATCCGCGGCACCAACGACACCATCCACGACTTCTACGGCTTCCCCAAGCACATGTACCAG CTCAAGTACCCCGCCCCCGGCGCCCCGGACTTAGCCCTGCGGaccaaggagctcctggagcAAGCCGGGTTCGGCCCCGTGAAGGAGGACCACAGCCGCGGGCTGGACCACGGCGCGTGGGTGCCGCTGATGCTCATGTACCCGGACGCCGACATCCCCGTGTGCCAGCTCTCGGTGCAGACCGACCGCGACGGCGCGTACCACTACAACCTCGGGCGGGCGCTGGCGCCGCTGCGGGAGGAGGGCGTCCTCGTCCTCGGCTCCGGCAGCGCCACGCACAACCTGCGCAAGATGGGGCCCATGGACGCGCCCGTGCCGCAGTGGGCGGCCGAGTTCGACACCTGGCTCAAGGACGCGCTCCTCAGCGGAAG GTACGATGACGTGAACCGGTACGAGGAGAAGGCGCCGCACGCGAAGGTGGCGCACCCGTGGCCGGACCACTTCTACCCGCTGCACGTCGCGCTGGGCGCCGCCGGGGACAGCGTGAAGGCAGAGCAGATCCACCAGAGCTGGACCAACGCCACGGTCTCCTACGCTTGTTACAGGTTCTCCACAAACAAGTGA
- the LOC120676659 gene encoding uncharacterized protein LOC120676659: MAATSAAKSLLLCLTAFAFLHHLQFQYPAVAATSLSKNGSRDGGHGRTFSLTLYQQETINKTAYIIVDGVAGAGVSETTTPFGTIYVFRDDLTVRADRASPVAGVAEGSSITTTLDGLQALSLAKITVDHRGHRGSVSVLGGTYNTKPSDYPVVGGTGDFAYALGYVRSTPVDLRGRTVTYKMELHLYWPPYAHYAPVPHKAV; this comes from the coding sequence ATGGCGGCTACGAGTGCTGCCAAGAGCCTGCTGCTCTGCTTGACAGCATTCGCCTTTCTTCACCACCTCCAGTTTCAGTACCCTGCTGTAGCTGCAACATCGCTCAGCAAAAATGGGAGCAGGGACGGCGGCCACGGGAGGACCTTCAGCCTCACGCTGTACCAGCAGGAGACCATCAACAAGACCGCGTACATCATCGTCGACGGCGTGGCCGGCGCGGGCGTCAGCGAGACCACCACGCCGTTCGGCACCATCTACGTCTTCCGCGACGACCTCACGGTGCGCGCCGACAGGGCCTCCCCGGTGGCCGGCGTCGCGGAGGGGAGCTCCATCACCACCACCCTCGACGGGCTGCAGGCCCTGTCGCTGGCCAAGATCACCGTCGACCACCGCGGCCACCGGGGTTCCGTGTCCGTCCTCGGGGGCACCTACAACACCAAGCCGTCCGACTACCCCGTGGTGGGTGGCACCGGCGACTTCGCCTACGCGCTGGGCTACGTCCGGTCGACGCCGGTGGACCTGCGGGGACGAACGGTGACGTACAAGATGGAGCTTCACTTGTATTGGCCGCCGTACGCCCACTACGCTCCTGTTCCACACAAGGCCGTATAG
- the LOC120676657 gene encoding uncharacterized protein LOC120676657 isoform X2: MVRRLGRGYSLSCIVWSLVGLGLVVCFLSFKHQADSGQAHIYLSDLPATRELEDIEEDHFRLPPPHKVNPRAVKRRGPRKQRKVIDDYLEESSAVHALFFPDQRTALDPTKGGNDTMYFYPGRVWLDTNGNAIQAHGGGVMYDDKTAKFYWYGENKDGPTYQAHPKGAQRVDIIGVSCYSSKDLWSWTHEGIVLPVEPTNVTHDLHKSKVLERPKVIYNDHTGKYIMWMHIDDANYTKASVGVAVSNSPTGPFTYLYSFRPHGFESRDMTVFKDDDGAAYLFYSSRDNTELHISPLTEDYLHITASMKRILIRRHREAPAVFKHQGTYYMITSGCSGWAPNRALAHAADSIMGPWETLGNPCVGGNRFYRLTTFLSQSTFVLPLPGLPGTFIFMADRWSPSNLRDSRYVWLPLFIGGLADEPLDYSFGFPSWSRVSIYWHKKWRLPEAWRVGYT; the protein is encoded by the exons ATGGTTCGCCGGTTAG GACGTGGATATTCTTTATCTTGTATTGTATGGAGCTTGGTGGGTTTAGGACTTGTTGTCTGCTTCCTTTCCTTTAAACATCAAGCAGACAGTGGGCAGGCCCATATTTATTTGAGCGATCTACCTGCAACCAGAGAATTAGAGGACATTGAGGAGGATCATTTCCGCTTGCCACCTCCTCACAAGGTAAATCCTCGTGCAGTGAAAAGGCGGGGGCCTCGTAAGCAACGAAAGGTTATAGATGATTATCTGGAGGAGTCTTCAGCAGTACATGCATTGTTCTTCCCTGATCAAAGAACTGCTTTGGACCCAACAAAAGGGGGAAATGATACCATGTACTTTTATCCTGGTAGAGTGTGGCTAGACACCAATGGAAATGCCATTCAAGCCCATGGTGGCGGGGTTATGTATGATGATAAGACTGCCAAATTCTACTGGTATGGAGAAAACAAAGATGGACCAACATACCAAGCTCACCCCAAAGGGGCACAGCGG GTCGACATCATTGGAGTAAGCTGCTACTCATCGAAGGACCTATGGTCATGGACTCATGAAGGAATTGTGCTTCCTGTAGAGCCTACTAATGTCACCCATGACCTTCATAAATCGAAGGTGCTTGAGAGACCTAAGGTGATATATAATGATCACACAGGGAAATATATCATGTGGATGCACATAGATGATGCCAACTACACCAAAGCTTCTGTTGGTGTGGCTGTCAGCAACTCTCCAACTGGACCTTTTACTTACCTTTACAGTTTTCGCCCGCATGGTTTTGAGAGTAGAGACATGACGGTCTTCAAAGATGATGATGGAGCAGCTTACCTCTTCTACTCTTCTCGTGACAATACTGAGCTCCACATTAGTCCATTGACGGAGGACTATCTTCACATCACAGCATCAATGAAGAGAATACTAATAAGGCGACATCGGGAAGCTCCAGCTGTTTTCAAGCACCAAGGAACCTACTACATGATCACCTCTGGTTGCTCAGGCTGGGCTCCCAACAGGGCACTGGCACATGCTGCAGACTCGATCATGGGCCCGTGGGAGACACTGGGAAACCCTTGCGTCGGAGGCAACAGGTTCTACCGGCTGACAACATTCTTATCTCAAAGCACATTTGTGCTTCCCCTCCCTGGTTTGCCTGGTACATTTATCTTCATGGCGGATAGATGGAGTCCATCAAACTTGAGAGACTCCCGTTATGTTTGGCTTCCTCTGTTCATTGGAGGGCTGGCAGATGAACCTTTAGACTACAGTTTTGGTTTCCCTTCGTGGTCAAGGGTGTCAATTTATTGGCATAAGAAATGGCGCCTCCCAGAGGCTTGGAGGGTGGGGTATACCTAA
- the LOC120676657 gene encoding uncharacterized protein LOC120676657 isoform X1, translating to MKISKGRKKMRNKQRKSSSLGFDAGRGYSLSCIVWSLVGLGLVVCFLSFKHQADSGQAHIYLSDLPATRELEDIEEDHFRLPPPHKVNPRAVKRRGPRKQRKVIDDYLEESSAVHALFFPDQRTALDPTKGGNDTMYFYPGRVWLDTNGNAIQAHGGGVMYDDKTAKFYWYGENKDGPTYQAHPKGAQRVDIIGVSCYSSKDLWSWTHEGIVLPVEPTNVTHDLHKSKVLERPKVIYNDHTGKYIMWMHIDDANYTKASVGVAVSNSPTGPFTYLYSFRPHGFESRDMTVFKDDDGAAYLFYSSRDNTELHISPLTEDYLHITASMKRILIRRHREAPAVFKHQGTYYMITSGCSGWAPNRALAHAADSIMGPWETLGNPCVGGNRFYRLTTFLSQSTFVLPLPGLPGTFIFMADRWSPSNLRDSRYVWLPLFIGGLADEPLDYSFGFPSWSRVSIYWHKKWRLPEAWRVGYT from the exons ATGAAGATTAGTAAGGGGAGAAAGAAGATGAGGAACAAACAGAGAAAATCATCTTCCCTCGGTTTTGATGCAGGACGTGGATATTCTTTATCTTGTATTGTATGGAGCTTGGTGGGTTTAGGACTTGTTGTCTGCTTCCTTTCCTTTAAACATCAAGCAGACAGTGGGCAGGCCCATATTTATTTGAGCGATCTACCTGCAACCAGAGAATTAGAGGACATTGAGGAGGATCATTTCCGCTTGCCACCTCCTCACAAGGTAAATCCTCGTGCAGTGAAAAGGCGGGGGCCTCGTAAGCAACGAAAGGTTATAGATGATTATCTGGAGGAGTCTTCAGCAGTACATGCATTGTTCTTCCCTGATCAAAGAACTGCTTTGGACCCAACAAAAGGGGGAAATGATACCATGTACTTTTATCCTGGTAGAGTGTGGCTAGACACCAATGGAAATGCCATTCAAGCCCATGGTGGCGGGGTTATGTATGATGATAAGACTGCCAAATTCTACTGGTATGGAGAAAACAAAGATGGACCAACATACCAAGCTCACCCCAAAGGGGCACAGCGG GTCGACATCATTGGAGTAAGCTGCTACTCATCGAAGGACCTATGGTCATGGACTCATGAAGGAATTGTGCTTCCTGTAGAGCCTACTAATGTCACCCATGACCTTCATAAATCGAAGGTGCTTGAGAGACCTAAGGTGATATATAATGATCACACAGGGAAATATATCATGTGGATGCACATAGATGATGCCAACTACACCAAAGCTTCTGTTGGTGTGGCTGTCAGCAACTCTCCAACTGGACCTTTTACTTACCTTTACAGTTTTCGCCCGCATGGTTTTGAGAGTAGAGACATGACGGTCTTCAAAGATGATGATGGAGCAGCTTACCTCTTCTACTCTTCTCGTGACAATACTGAGCTCCACATTAGTCCATTGACGGAGGACTATCTTCACATCACAGCATCAATGAAGAGAATACTAATAAGGCGACATCGGGAAGCTCCAGCTGTTTTCAAGCACCAAGGAACCTACTACATGATCACCTCTGGTTGCTCAGGCTGGGCTCCCAACAGGGCACTGGCACATGCTGCAGACTCGATCATGGGCCCGTGGGAGACACTGGGAAACCCTTGCGTCGGAGGCAACAGGTTCTACCGGCTGACAACATTCTTATCTCAAAGCACATTTGTGCTTCCCCTCCCTGGTTTGCCTGGTACATTTATCTTCATGGCGGATAGATGGAGTCCATCAAACTTGAGAGACTCCCGTTATGTTTGGCTTCCTCTGTTCATTGGAGGGCTGGCAGATGAACCTTTAGACTACAGTTTTGGTTTCCCTTCGTGGTCAAGGGTGTCAATTTATTGGCATAAGAAATGGCGCCTCCCAGAGGCTTGGAGGGTGGGGTATACCTAA
- the LOC120676656 gene encoding ribosomal lysine N-methyltransferase 3-like, translating to MDAAAAARRLRAFKRWMRAHGVVCSDALRLDATDPLGVHVRAVAPLREGDLVATIPRGACLTPRTTGAAGAIEAAELGGCLALAVAVMYERARGADSPWDAYLQLLPDRESVPLVWPADEAERLLAATELDKIVKQDREFLCGDWKECIEPLISSGGLDIRPDDFSLDKYFSAKTLVSSRSFQIDSYHGFGMVPLADLFNHKTDGEHVHFTSASDDSDSDGEDYDEQSDASADDRSTIENPTSSPSGSRVGDEDLEMIVVRDAGEGEEVYNTYGTMGNAALLHRYGFTELDNQYDIVNIDLAMVTKWCTSIFSGRHARARVSLWHNLGYSGCTSQDAEYFEISYDGEPQPELLILLYIITLKPDVYDKLISVAHGLVGDEEHDTIRNVAKFVKVTNSTQSSELNGLEDLPDVKRLLHSESICSALLSLADMRESLYGSNTLKDDEEKLRACCIVSERKLYHSLVLRVSERRILYRLRKYASSRSKTKKRKHP from the exons atggacgctgccgccgcagcacg CCGCCTCCGCGCCTTCAAGCGGTGGATGCGCGCGCACGGCGTCGTCTGCAGCGACGCGCTCCGCCTCGACGCCACCGATCCCCTCGGCGTCCACGTGCGCGCCGTCGCGCCGCTCCGCGAGGGCGACCTGGTCGCGACCATCCCGCGCGGAGCGTGCCTCACCCCGCGCACCACCGGCGCCGCGGGGGCAATCGaggccgccgagctcggcgggtgcctcgcgctcgccgtcgccgtcatgtacgagcgcgcgcgcggcgccgacTCGCCGTGGGACGCCTATCTCCAACTGCTCCCCGACCGTGAGTCCGTGCCGCTCGTGTGGCCCGCTGACGAGGCAGAACGCCTGCTCGCGGCCACCGAGCTAGACAAG ATAGTGAAGCAGGACAGGGAATTCCTTTGCGGGGACTGGAAAGAATGCATTGAGCCCCTGATATCATCTGGAGGGCTGGACATTCGCCCAGATGATTTTAGCTTGGACAAATATTTCTCTGCAAAGACTCTTGTTTCTTCAAGGTCCTTCCAGATAGATAGCTATCATGGATTTGGAATGGTTCCATTGGCTGACCT TTTCAATCACAAGACTGATGGTGAACATGTACACTTCACGTCTGCATCAGATGACTCAGACTCAGATGGTGAAGATTATGATGAACAAAGTGATGCTTCTGCTGATGACCGGTCGACTATAGAAAATCCTACAAGCAGTCCTTCAG gCTCAAGAGTTGGCGATGAAGATTTGGAAATGATTGTTGTAAGAGATGCTGGTGAAGGCGAGGAG GTGTACAATACATATGGTACAATGGGAAATGCTGCTTTGCTTCATAGATATGGTTTCACAGAACTTGACAATCAATATGACATTGTCAACATTGACTTAGCAATGGTCACTAAGTGGTGCACATCCATATTCTCCGGTCGGCATGCAAGAGCAAGGGTATCACTATGGCATAATCTGGGCTATTCTGGTTGTACTAGCCAGGATGCTGAGTACTTTGAGATTTCATATGATGGAGAGCCCCAGCCTGAACTTTTAATCCTCCTTTATATCATTACTTTGAAACCTGATGTTTATGACAAGTTGATCAGTGTGGCTCATGGTTTAGTTGGCGATGAAGAACATGATACTATTCGTAACGTGGCTAAGTTTGTCAAAGTAACAAACTCCACCCAAAGTTCTGAACTTAATGGGCTTGAGGACCTGCCTGACGTGAAGAGATTACTGCATAGTGAGAGCATTTGTTCTGCACTTTTATCACTTGCTGACATGAGGGAGAGTCTCTATGGCTCAAACACTTTGAAAGACGACGAGGAAAAGCTGCGAGCATGCTGCATTGTGAGCGAAAGGAAGCTGTATCATTCTCTGGTGCTGCGGGTTAGTGAGAGAAGAATACTTTATAGATTGCGAAAATATGCCTCTAGCAGGTCAAAGACCAAGAAGAGGAAGCATCCCTAG
- the LOC120675760 gene encoding uncharacterized protein LOC120675760, whose product MSSSDEWMFEMDSEPPSSPEAISMHHQTPSHILEDMVEPSTQEEMEIHERAMKHVREMGEERKRSSLKRRLMMRLRKDGYDASLCRSSWVATTEHPGGDYEYIDVVVAGEDDGAATSSRLVVDIDFRSQFQLARPAPWYAHLWARLPAVFVGPRAKLRKAVSLLCAAAQRSLRESGLHVPPWRRSGYMQAKWLPRDVTLPGGAPELAVAQWSVAMGKESGDGPRRSGTGGGLSMELSGSGAEADGCQGQAGSMWA is encoded by the exons ATGAGCAGTTCAGACGAGTGGATGTTCGAGATGGATTCTGAACCACCATCATCGCCAGAAGCCATCTCCATGCATCACCAAACTCCAAGTCACATCCTGGAG GATATGGTTGAGCCTAGCACACAGGAGGAGATGGAGATACATGAGAGGGCTATGAAGCACGTGAGGGAGATGGGGGAGGAAAGGAAGAGGAGCAGCTTGAAGAGGAGGCTGATGATGAGGCTCAGGAAGGACGGCTACGATGCATCCCTCTGCAGGTCGTCTTGGGTCGCCACTACTGAGCACCCCGGAG GCGATTACGAGTACATCGACGTCGTGGTGGCGGGggaggacgacggcgcggcCACCTCCTCCAGGCTAGTCGTCGACATCGACTTCCGGTCCCAGTTCCAGCTCGCCCGGCCGGCGCCGTGGTACGCGCACCTCTGGGCCCGGCTGCCGGCGGTGTTCGTGGGCCCGCGCGCGAAGCTCCGGAAGGCGGTGTCCCTgctgtgcgcggcggcgcagcggtcgCTGCGCGAGAGCGGCCTGCACGTCCCGCCGTGGCGGAGGTCCGGGTACATGCAGGCCAAGTGGCTCCCCCGCGACGTGACGCTGCCCGGTGGGGCCCCGGAGTTGGCGGTGGCCCAGTGGTCGGTCGCGATGGGGAAGGAGTCCGGCGACGGGCCCCGGAGGTCTGGCACGGGCGGCGGCCTCTCCATGGAGTTGTCCGGCTCCGGCGCTGAGGCGGACGGGTGCCAAGGCCAAGCTGGATCCATGTGGGCGTAG